The following are from one region of the Hymenobacter sp. YIM 151858-1 genome:
- a CDS encoding NAD(P)H-hydrate dehydratase — protein MKLLTAAQTREADAATIREEGIASAELMERAAAAFVGWLHARLSPAADTQVLVLCGPGNNGGDGLAAARLLHQQGYQVQVGLLPAEQHSADWELNRGRLPVELHVAEWQPEQFPTISPHTVVVDALFGTGLSRPLAGAAGALVQHLNSAGARVVSIDLPSGLLADASQPAGSPVVRARHTVSFELPKLALLLPQNAEFVGQWHAVPIGLSPRYLAEVQADMHLVDAALLAGCLPARPTFAHKGTFGHALLLAGSRGKVGAAVLAAQACLRGGVGLLTVAAPAAGYAVLQSTVPEAMCLTDDCKTHLTNLPELKPYAAVGMGPGIDQADDTRAVLEELLCTAKVPLVLDADALNLLGANRSLLDLLPPGTILTPHPKEFERLTEPAHNDYHRLELLRTFARQYRCYVLLKGAYSCLATPEGHLYFNTTGNPGMATGGSGDVLTGLLTALRADKRLSALDAALLGVYAHGRAADLAVADTGQAGLIAGDLPRYIGRALQALTTSDAL, from the coding sequence ATGAAGCTACTCACCGCCGCCCAAACCCGCGAAGCCGATGCGGCCACCATCCGAGAAGAAGGCATTGCATCGGCCGAGCTGATGGAGCGCGCAGCCGCGGCTTTCGTCGGCTGGCTGCACGCCCGCCTCTCCCCTGCTGCCGACACCCAGGTGCTGGTGCTGTGCGGCCCCGGCAACAACGGCGGCGACGGGCTGGCCGCCGCCCGCCTGCTGCACCAGCAAGGTTACCAAGTGCAGGTTGGGTTGTTGCCTGCCGAACAGCACTCGGCCGATTGGGAGCTGAACCGGGGCCGCTTGCCTGTTGAGCTACACGTAGCCGAGTGGCAGCCGGAGCAGTTTCCGACCATCAGCCCCCATACCGTGGTGGTTGATGCGCTGTTCGGCACCGGCCTCAGCCGCCCGTTGGCGGGCGCGGCGGGCGCGTTGGTGCAGCACCTCAACAGCGCCGGGGCCCGCGTGGTAAGCATCGATTTGCCCTCGGGCCTGTTGGCCGATGCGTCCCAGCCCGCCGGCAGCCCGGTGGTGCGCGCCCGGCACACCGTCAGCTTCGAGCTGCCGAAGCTGGCCCTGCTGTTGCCGCAGAACGCCGAGTTTGTGGGGCAGTGGCACGCGGTACCCATCGGCCTCAGCCCTAGGTACCTGGCCGAAGTGCAGGCCGATATGCATTTGGTAGATGCTGCGCTGCTGGCCGGCTGCCTGCCCGCCCGGCCTACCTTCGCTCACAAAGGCACTTTCGGCCATGCGCTGCTGCTGGCCGGCAGCCGCGGCAAAGTGGGTGCGGCAGTGCTGGCTGCGCAGGCTTGCCTGCGCGGCGGCGTGGGGCTGCTGACGGTAGCCGCCCCGGCCGCCGGTTACGCTGTGCTGCAAAGCACCGTGCCTGAGGCCATGTGCCTGACCGATGACTGCAAAACGCACCTCACCAATTTGCCCGAGTTAAAACCTTACGCCGCCGTGGGCATGGGCCCCGGCATCGACCAGGCAGATGATACCCGCGCCGTGCTGGAGGAGTTGCTGTGCACCGCCAAAGTTCCGCTGGTGCTCGATGCCGATGCGCTCAACCTCCTAGGGGCCAACCGCAGCTTGCTCGATCTGCTGCCTCCTGGTACCATTCTCACGCCGCACCCCAAGGAATTTGAGCGCCTTACCGAACCCGCCCACAACGATTACCACCGCCTGGAGTTGCTGCGCACCTTTGCCCGGCAATACCGCTGCTACGTGCTGCTGAAGGGTGCCTACTCTTGCTTGGCTACGCCCGAAGGCCACCTGTACTTCAACACCACCGGCAACCCGGGCATGGCCACTGGCGGCAGCGGCGACGTGCTCACGGGCTTGCTCACCGCCCTGCGCGCCGATAAGCGCCTGAGTGCCCTGGATGCTGCGCTGCTGGGCGTGTATGCCCACGGCCGCGCCGCCGACCTGGCCGTTGCCGATACCGGCCAGGCGGGCCTGATTGCCGGCGACTTGCCGCGCTACATTGGCCGGGCGCTGCAAGCGCTTACTACGTCCGATGCTCTTTGA
- the msrB gene encoding peptide-methionine (R)-S-oxide reductase MsrB, translated as MTTWADVIRLSNNGVPAPDRRVEKTDAEWREQLTPEQYRVTRQHGTERAFTGEYCEAHDPGLYACVCCGTPCYDSRTKFESGTGWPSFTEPVRDNVLKYKKDTSYGMVRVEVLCNVCDAHQGHVFPDGPAPTGLRYCINSAAVKLVTESQTADAQ; from the coding sequence ATGACAACCTGGGCCGACGTAATCCGCCTTTCCAATAACGGGGTGCCCGCCCCCGACCGCCGCGTGGAGAAAACCGATGCCGAGTGGCGCGAGCAACTCACGCCCGAGCAATACCGCGTTACCCGCCAGCACGGCACCGAGCGCGCCTTCACGGGCGAGTACTGCGAGGCCCACGACCCCGGCCTGTACGCCTGCGTGTGCTGCGGCACGCCCTGCTACGACTCGCGCACGAAGTTCGAATCGGGTACGGGCTGGCCGAGCTTTACCGAGCCCGTGCGCGACAACGTGTTGAAATACAAGAAGGACACGAGCTACGGCATGGTGCGCGTGGAGGTGCTCTGCAACGTGTGCGACGCCCACCAGGGCCACGTGTTCCCCGATGGGCCGGCGCCCACGGGCTTGCGCTACTGCATCAACTCGGCCGCCGTGAAGCTGGTAACGGAGTCGCAAACCGCCGACGCACAGTAA
- a CDS encoding GNAT family N-acetyltransferase encodes MSSSAFTVSTDSRRLDVGLIHDFLSNRSYWAPGISRELVERSIRNSLCFGVYAAQGQQVGFARIISDRATFAYLCDVFVLEEYRGQGLSKLLMTYIAAHPELQGLRRWMLGTRDAHSLYAGFGFTPLASPERFMENAKLDPYRAQP; translated from the coding sequence ATGTCGTCATCTGCCTTTACCGTTTCTACCGACAGCCGCCGCCTCGATGTCGGCCTCATCCACGATTTCCTCAGCAACCGCTCGTACTGGGCGCCCGGCATCAGCCGCGAGCTGGTGGAGCGCTCCATCCGCAACTCGCTGTGCTTTGGCGTGTACGCGGCGCAGGGCCAGCAAGTGGGCTTTGCCCGCATCATCTCCGACCGCGCCACCTTCGCCTACCTCTGCGACGTGTTCGTGCTGGAGGAGTACCGCGGCCAGGGCCTGAGCAAGCTGCTGATGACGTACATCGCTGCGCACCCCGAGCTGCAGGGCCTGCGCCGCTGGATGCTCGGCACCCGCGACGCCCACTCGCTGTACGCCGGGTTCGGCTTTACGCCCCTGGCCAGCCCCGAGCGCTTCATGGAAAACGCCAAGCTCGACCCATACCGGGCTCAGCCATAA
- the sdaAA gene encoding L-serine ammonia-lyase, iron-sulfur-dependent, subunit alpha: MSLLFNDFASWQAHCAQTGEALWQPVLAYEMEQKGRSEEEIWDGLQRAYDVMRDAVRTGLSEDMTSRSGMIKNGAKKVAASPVTVLSPEFKMLVTRALGAKEVNSCMGRVVAAPTAGASGILPGILTTTQELHKLDDRSILEGLLVAAGVALIIEQNASLAGAVGGCQAETGSAAAMGAGAIVYCLGGSVEQAFAAVAITIQCMLGLVCDPVAGLVEVPCVVRNASAAAIAFSSAQIAIAGVDPVIPVDQCVAALGEVGESMETRYKETALGGLANTPRARQIEQKVLVQDIQILPDQPEA; the protein is encoded by the coding sequence ATGTCGTTGCTTTTTAATGATTTTGCCAGCTGGCAAGCGCATTGCGCCCAAACCGGCGAGGCGCTCTGGCAGCCGGTGCTGGCCTACGAAATGGAGCAGAAAGGCCGCTCCGAAGAAGAAATCTGGGACGGCCTGCAGCGCGCCTACGACGTGATGCGCGACGCCGTGCGTACTGGCCTGAGCGAAGACATGACCTCGCGCTCGGGTATGATTAAGAACGGTGCCAAGAAGGTGGCCGCCTCGCCCGTAACGGTGCTTTCGCCCGAGTTTAAGATGCTGGTAACCCGCGCCCTAGGTGCCAAGGAGGTAAACTCGTGCATGGGCCGCGTGGTAGCCGCGCCCACAGCTGGCGCCTCGGGCATTTTGCCCGGCATCCTCACGACCACGCAGGAGCTGCATAAGCTCGACGACCGAAGCATACTGGAAGGTTTGCTTGTGGCCGCGGGCGTGGCGCTCATCATCGAGCAAAATGCCTCCTTGGCGGGTGCCGTGGGCGGCTGCCAGGCCGAAACCGGCAGCGCCGCCGCGATGGGCGCCGGTGCCATTGTGTACTGCCTGGGCGGCTCCGTGGAGCAGGCTTTTGCCGCCGTGGCCATTACCATTCAGTGCATGCTGGGCCTGGTGTGCGACCCGGTGGCGGGCCTCGTGGAGGTACCCTGCGTGGTGCGCAACGCCTCGGCCGCGGCCATTGCTTTTTCGTCGGCTCAAATTGCCATTGCCGGTGTCGATCCGGTTATTCCCGTCGACCAATGCGTGGCGGCCCTGGGCGAAGTGGGCGAAAGCATGGAAACGCGCTACAAGGAAACGGCCCTGGGCGGCTTGGCCAACACGCCGCGCGCCCGCCAGATCGAGCAGAAAGTGCTGGTGCAGGACATCCAGATTTTGCCCGATCAGCCGGAGGCTTAG
- a CDS encoding LutB/LldF family L-lactate oxidation iron-sulfur protein, with the protein MTAKASQFLVDSDSKAFDLEHRRKIRFNIGKYNAAVQQGLEWYRNHELARSRAAYRKAQVVNNLDQYLLQWEENFTRRGGKVIWAQDAKEALVEIGKIVQRRRARTVVKAKSMTTEEIHLNDYLEKNGVESVETDLGEYIVQLNGERPYHIVTPAMHLSKKDIADIFVKHLKIAPTDDAQQLVYTARKLLRNKYTAAEIGITGGNFLVADVGGVAVTENEGNARLSAAFPRTHIAVVGIEKLIPTLQDLDLFWPLLSTSGTGQQLTVYNTVYLGPRQPLEKDGPDEMYVVLLDNGRTNLLAQPDKREALQCIRCGACLNVCPVYKNIGGHTYEATYSGPIGSVITPHLAGFEDNKHLSYASSLCGACSSVCPVRIPIHNILLLNRQQSVREHHNDADEARGIKLWLYGMKHRWLWGMAPIAAKRWVLNRLLGQTGWNKRREAVQLAPKSFRQLWQERRP; encoded by the coding sequence ATGACTGCTAAAGCTTCTCAATTCCTGGTTGACTCCGATTCGAAAGCCTTCGACCTGGAGCACCGCCGCAAAATCCGGTTCAACATTGGCAAGTACAACGCGGCCGTGCAGCAAGGCCTCGAGTGGTACCGCAACCACGAGCTGGCCCGCTCGCGCGCCGCTTACCGCAAGGCCCAGGTGGTGAACAACCTCGATCAGTACCTGCTGCAGTGGGAGGAAAACTTTACCCGGCGCGGCGGCAAGGTAATTTGGGCGCAGGATGCCAAGGAGGCCCTCGTTGAAATCGGCAAAATTGTGCAACGCCGCCGGGCCCGCACCGTGGTGAAGGCCAAGAGCATGACCACGGAGGAAATCCATCTGAACGACTACCTCGAGAAGAACGGCGTCGAATCGGTGGAGACGGACCTGGGCGAGTACATCGTGCAGCTGAACGGCGAGCGGCCCTACCACATCGTAACGCCGGCCATGCACCTGAGCAAGAAGGACATTGCCGACATCTTCGTAAAGCACCTGAAGATTGCGCCCACCGACGACGCCCAGCAGCTGGTGTACACCGCGCGCAAGCTGCTGCGCAACAAGTACACCGCGGCCGAAATCGGCATTACGGGCGGCAATTTTCTGGTGGCCGACGTGGGCGGTGTGGCCGTGACGGAAAACGAGGGCAACGCCCGCCTCTCGGCCGCATTTCCGCGCACGCACATTGCCGTGGTGGGCATCGAAAAGCTGATTCCGACGCTGCAGGACCTCGATTTGTTCTGGCCCCTGCTCAGCACCAGCGGCACCGGCCAGCAGCTAACCGTGTACAACACCGTGTACCTGGGGCCGCGCCAGCCCCTGGAGAAGGACGGCCCCGACGAGATGTACGTGGTGCTGCTCGATAACGGCCGCACCAACCTGCTGGCCCAGCCCGATAAGCGCGAGGCGCTGCAGTGCATCCGGTGCGGAGCGTGCCTAAACGTGTGCCCCGTGTACAAAAACATCGGCGGGCATACCTACGAGGCCACGTACTCCGGCCCCATTGGCTCGGTTATTACGCCACACCTCGCCGGTTTCGAAGACAACAAGCACCTGAGTTACGCTTCGTCGTTGTGCGGGGCCTGCTCGTCGGTTTGCCCGGTGCGCATCCCTATCCACAACATTTTGCTACTCAACCGCCAGCAAAGCGTGCGCGAGCACCACAACGACGCTGACGAGGCACGCGGCATTAAGCTGTGGCTCTACGGCATGAAGCACCGCTGGCTGTGGGGCATGGCACCCATTGCGGCCAAGCGCTGGGTGCTGAACCGCCTGCTGGGCCAAACCGGCTGGAACAAGCGCCGAGAGGCCGTGCAACTGGCGCCCAAATCGTTCCGCCAGCTCTGGCAGGAGCGGCGCCCCTAG
- a CDS encoding M28 family peptidase, whose translation MHKPQLYALAAALGWAALGGAQPALAQSKTKVKTKTKTEQAAAAPAATDWAVNYAATITQDDLRKHLTVLASDAYEGRETGEKGQKMAAEYLAKQFAALGLAGPVQNSDSPYIQHFTLERNKWAAEQMKLQIGKQQYKALEDYFVSGDSPFAQETTLQPVFVGYGIEHNGYDDYAGLDVTGKDLVMLVGEPTKDGKPLLSTDGKPSKWGADTRAKSALATQKGARSVFFINPDAEKFAQTLARFKPYLSQPRMGFPGKAQAQPPRAATYFISTAAGYELLGSNAEGVAKYQAAVAAAGKPTKASFKPAKVVVRSPRKTETFATENVMGYLEGTDKKDEVLVLSAHYDHLGVRDGKVYNGADDDGSGTVSVLELAEAFSKAKAEGHGPRRSILFLAVTGEEEGLFGSEFYTSNPVFPLAQTIADLNMDMVGRTDDHHKPGDQYVCLVGSDKLSSELHAISEAMNQKYTQLALDYRYNDPKDPERVYYRSDHYNFAKHKVPVIFYTTGDHADYHQTTDDVEKIEFPLMEKRGRLVFHTAWELVNRDSRPVVDSNKP comes from the coding sequence ATGCACAAACCTCAACTTTACGCCCTGGCCGCGGCTTTGGGTTGGGCGGCCCTAGGTGGCGCCCAGCCCGCGCTGGCCCAGAGCAAAACCAAGGTCAAGACGAAGACCAAAACGGAACAAGCGGCGGCGGCACCGGCTGCCACCGACTGGGCCGTGAACTACGCCGCTACCATCACGCAGGACGACTTGCGCAAGCACCTGACGGTGCTGGCCTCGGACGCCTACGAAGGCCGCGAAACCGGCGAGAAGGGCCAGAAAATGGCTGCCGAGTACCTGGCCAAACAATTTGCCGCCCTGGGCCTGGCGGGGCCGGTGCAAAACTCCGATAGCCCCTACATCCAGCACTTTACGTTGGAGCGCAACAAGTGGGCCGCCGAGCAAATGAAGCTGCAGATTGGCAAGCAGCAGTACAAGGCGCTGGAGGATTACTTTGTAAGCGGCGACTCGCCGTTTGCGCAGGAAACCACCCTGCAGCCGGTGTTTGTGGGCTACGGCATCGAGCACAACGGCTACGACGACTACGCCGGGCTCGATGTAACAGGCAAGGATTTGGTGATGCTGGTAGGCGAGCCGACCAAAGACGGCAAGCCGCTGCTGAGCACCGATGGCAAGCCCAGCAAATGGGGCGCCGATACCCGCGCCAAATCGGCGCTGGCCACGCAAAAAGGGGCCCGCTCGGTGTTCTTCATCAACCCCGATGCCGAGAAGTTTGCCCAAACGCTGGCGCGGTTTAAGCCCTACCTCAGCCAGCCGCGCATGGGCTTCCCGGGCAAAGCGCAGGCGCAGCCACCTAGGGCCGCTACGTATTTCATCTCGACGGCGGCCGGCTACGAGCTGCTGGGCAGCAATGCCGAGGGCGTGGCCAAGTACCAGGCTGCCGTGGCCGCAGCTGGCAAGCCCACGAAAGCTTCGTTTAAACCTGCGAAGGTGGTGGTACGCTCGCCGCGCAAAACGGAAACCTTCGCCACCGAAAACGTGATGGGCTACCTCGAGGGCACCGACAAGAAAGACGAGGTGCTGGTGCTTTCGGCCCACTACGACCACCTAGGCGTGCGCGACGGCAAGGTGTACAACGGCGCCGACGACGACGGCTCGGGCACGGTATCGGTGCTGGAGCTGGCCGAGGCATTCAGCAAAGCCAAAGCCGAAGGGCACGGCCCGCGCCGCAGCATCCTGTTTCTGGCCGTTACGGGCGAGGAAGAAGGCCTGTTCGGCTCGGAGTTTTATACCAGCAACCCGGTGTTTCCGCTGGCGCAAACCATTGCCGACCTGAACATGGACATGGTGGGCCGCACCGACGACCACCACAAGCCCGGCGACCAATACGTGTGCCTGGTGGGCTCGGATAAGCTCTCGTCGGAGCTGCACGCCATCAGCGAGGCCATGAACCAGAAGTACACGCAGCTGGCCCTCGACTACCGCTACAACGACCCCAAAGACCCCGAGCGCGTGTACTACCGCTCCGACCACTACAACTTTGCCAAGCACAAGGTGCCGGTTATCTTCTACACCACCGGCGACCACGCCGACTACCACCAAACCACCGACGACGTGGAGAAGATTGAATTTCCGCTGATGGAAAAGCGCGGCCGTTTGGTGTTTCATACGGCCTGGGAGCTGGTAAACCGCGACTCCCGCCCCGTGGTCGATTCGAACAAGCCCTAG
- a CDS encoding M28 family peptidase, translated as MSHKSFYALLLAASVVAGPAAAQDAPSGKRKVKVKHKSEAPKGAAAPAAAAAPAAAAAAAPAADLATTYAATITQDDLRKHLTVLASDAYEGRETGEKGQKMAAEYLAKRFQELGLVGPVKDSDNPYMQHFTMERSTWAGGATLKVGGQTFKWMEDFYAYGGSPFEQETTVQPVFVGYGIEQDGYSDYAGLDVKGKDLIILMGEPTKDGKALLGKDGAASKWGNDYRAKAAMATQKGARSVFFVSFNPNDNFGKTAARMAPYLSRPSIGFADAKKEPRAATFFVSPALGAKLLGTTDANVRKYETGVGASGKPTKATFKPAKFAISAPKKREKFTTENVLGYLEGTDKKDELIVVSAHYDHIGIINGEVHNGADDDGSGTVSVLEMAEAFVKAKAEGHGPRRSILFLTVTGEEKGLLGSEYYSDHPVFPLAQTVADLNIDMVGRTDKEHEGKGDYVYVIGSDKLSSELHKIVLAANEKNGAMDLDFRYNDPNDPNRFYYRSDHYNFAKHGIPVAFFFNGVHDDYHGAKDEVDKIEFPKMEKRARVVFHAAWELVNRDNRIVVDSNKP; from the coding sequence ATGTCACACAAGTCTTTTTACGCGCTGCTGCTGGCTGCCTCGGTAGTTGCCGGGCCGGCTGCGGCGCAAGATGCACCTAGCGGCAAGCGCAAGGTGAAGGTAAAGCACAAGTCGGAGGCCCCGAAGGGCGCCGCAGCGCCCGCTGCCGCGGCTGCCCCGGCCGCGGCTGCCGCCGCAGCCCCCGCCGCCGACCTGGCCACCACCTACGCCGCCACCATCACGCAGGACGACCTGCGCAAGCACCTGACGGTGCTGGCCTCGGACGCTTACGAAGGCCGAGAAACCGGCGAAAAGGGCCAGAAGATGGCTGCCGAGTACCTGGCCAAGCGCTTTCAGGAGCTGGGCCTGGTGGGCCCCGTGAAAGACTCCGACAACCCCTACATGCAGCACTTCACGATGGAGCGCAGCACGTGGGCGGGCGGCGCTACCCTGAAAGTGGGCGGCCAAACGTTTAAGTGGATGGAGGATTTCTACGCTTACGGCGGCTCGCCGTTTGAGCAGGAAACCACTGTGCAGCCGGTGTTTGTGGGCTACGGCATCGAGCAGGATGGCTACTCCGATTACGCCGGCCTCGATGTAAAAGGCAAGGACCTCATCATCCTGATGGGCGAGCCGACCAAGGACGGCAAAGCCCTGCTGGGCAAAGACGGCGCCGCCAGCAAATGGGGCAACGACTACCGCGCCAAGGCGGCCATGGCCACGCAAAAGGGCGCCCGCTCGGTGTTCTTCGTGAGCTTCAACCCCAACGACAACTTCGGCAAAACGGCGGCCCGCATGGCGCCTTACCTGAGCCGCCCCAGCATTGGCTTTGCCGATGCCAAGAAGGAACCCCGCGCGGCCACGTTCTTCGTGTCGCCGGCCCTAGGTGCCAAGCTGCTGGGCACCACCGATGCCAACGTGCGCAAGTACGAAACCGGCGTAGGCGCCAGCGGTAAACCCACCAAGGCCACCTTTAAGCCCGCGAAGTTTGCCATCAGCGCCCCCAAGAAGCGCGAGAAGTTCACGACCGAAAACGTGCTGGGCTACCTCGAGGGCACCGACAAAAAGGACGAACTGATTGTGGTATCGGCGCACTACGACCACATCGGCATCATTAACGGCGAGGTGCACAACGGCGCCGACGACGACGGCTCGGGCACGGTATCGGTGCTCGAAATGGCCGAGGCGTTCGTGAAAGCTAAAGCCGAGGGCCACGGCCCGCGCCGCAGCATCCTGTTCCTGACGGTAACGGGCGAAGAAAAGGGCCTGCTGGGCTCGGAGTACTACTCCGACCACCCCGTGTTCCCGCTGGCCCAAACCGTAGCCGACCTGAACATCGACATGGTGGGCCGTACCGATAAGGAGCACGAAGGCAAAGGCGACTACGTATACGTGATTGGCTCGGACAAGCTCTCCTCGGAGCTGCACAAGATTGTGCTGGCCGCCAACGAGAAGAACGGCGCCATGGATCTGGACTTCCGCTACAACGACCCGAACGATCCGAACCGCTTCTACTACCGCTCCGACCACTACAACTTCGCGAAGCACGGCATTCCGGTGGCGTTTTTCTTCAACGGCGTGCACGACGATTACCACGGCGCCAAAGACGAAGTCGACAAAATTGAATTCCCGAAAATGGAGAAGCGCGCCCGCGTGGTGTTCCATGCGGCCTGGGAGCTGGTGAACCGCGACAACCGCATCGTGGTCGACTCGAACAAACCCTAG
- the ispF gene encoding 2-C-methyl-D-erythritol 2,4-cyclodiphosphate synthase, which translates to MRIRTGFGYDVHQLREGLPFWLGGIQIEHTHGALGHSDADVLIHVICDALLGAANLRDIGFHFPDTDPQYKGIDSKRLLREVMRLLRERGYEVSNIDSTICLERPKVNPHIAEMQRVLAEVMGIPEGDISIKATTTEKLGFVGRQEGVAAYATVLIVQA; encoded by the coding sequence ATGAGAATTCGCACCGGCTTCGGCTACGATGTGCACCAGCTGCGCGAGGGCCTGCCTTTCTGGCTCGGCGGCATTCAGATCGAACACACCCACGGCGCCCTAGGTCATTCCGACGCCGATGTGCTCATCCACGTTATCTGCGACGCGCTGCTGGGCGCGGCCAACCTGCGCGACATCGGTTTCCACTTCCCCGACACCGACCCGCAGTACAAAGGCATCGACTCGAAACGCCTGCTGCGCGAGGTGATGCGCCTGCTGCGCGAGCGGGGCTACGAGGTGAGCAACATCGACTCGACGATTTGCCTGGAGCGGCCCAAAGTGAACCCGCACATTGCCGAGATGCAGCGCGTGCTGGCCGAGGTGATGGGCATTCCCGAAGGCGACATCTCCATCAAGGCCACCACCACCGAAAAGCTGGGCTTTGTGGGCCGGCAGGAGGGCGTGGCGGCCTACGCCACGGTGCTCATTGTGCAAGCTTAG
- a CDS encoding TetR/AcrR family transcriptional regulator, giving the protein MSTEIKDRILQAAVELFMRNGIRSVSMDDIAAQLGMSKKTLYKWFDNKDQIVLATMQQHLGREESSCELVFAAGGNALEEMFSLMHWHKQMLSTVHPSIFHELQKYYPEAWALFEEHKNTFILSKITENLRRGIDEGLFRADLDVEIIARLRLAEIELMFDGRVFPPRQFELQRLHMATVEHYLYGICTVKGHRLINQYRQVTEEVEEEIK; this is encoded by the coding sequence GTGAGTACGGAAATAAAGGATCGGATTCTGCAGGCGGCAGTTGAGCTGTTTATGCGCAACGGCATCCGCAGTGTTTCAATGGATGACATCGCCGCCCAACTCGGCATGTCGAAAAAGACGCTCTACAAGTGGTTCGATAACAAAGACCAGATTGTGCTGGCTACCATGCAGCAGCACCTGGGCCGCGAAGAATCGAGCTGCGAGCTGGTGTTTGCCGCCGGCGGCAACGCATTGGAGGAAATGTTCAGCCTGATGCACTGGCACAAGCAAATGCTCTCGACGGTGCACCCGAGCATCTTCCATGAGTTGCAGAAATACTACCCCGAAGCCTGGGCCTTGTTCGAGGAGCACAAGAACACGTTCATCCTCAGCAAGATCACCGAGAACCTGCGCCGGGGCATCGACGAAGGCCTGTTCCGGGCCGACCTCGATGTGGAAATAATAGCCCGGCTGCGCCTGGCCGAGATTGAGCTGATGTTCGACGGGCGCGTGTTTCCGCCGCGGCAGTTTGAGCTGCAGCGCCTGCACATGGCCACCGTCGAGCACTACCTCTATGGCATTTGCACCGTCAAGGGCCACCGGCTCATCAACCAGTACCGCCAGGTTACGGAAGAAGTCGAAGAAGAAATCAAGTAA